In the Bos mutus isolate GX-2022 chromosome 10, NWIPB_WYAK_1.1, whole genome shotgun sequence genome, gctGGGGCAAGcgtggggcgggggccggggctcGGCCCGCCCCGGGAGCCGGCCCCTTGGAGCCTCGGGCCCTGCAATGGGACGTGTTCTCCTTTAAGAGTTAAGAAACTTGAAACCTTGTTTGCGCAACAATCAGCGCCGCGGAGCCGCCAAAGTGTCTAGACTGGCATATGATGGGAGGCAGCCAATGACTCCGCGGCGCTCCTCCGGGGGCCCTCAGTGTGCGTTTGAGgagaacaaaaaagagagagagagagccgaGTCGGGGAGCGAGCGAGGGAGTCGAGCCGAGAGAAAGAGCCGCCGGGCGCTGCCTCGCCAGACCTCGCCGGGACCGCGGGGCCACCGGGAGGCACTTtttgtggagggggaggggggcgaCCTCTGCAGCCACAGCGTCCTGGGCGTCCGAGTGGAGCGTGGGGCGGGCTATGACCTCTGCCTCGGTGGATTGCATTTTAATTAAGGATTCCCAGCAGCTCTTTGGGATTTTTACAGTTTCCACTCATGTGTTGACACCGCGTTCAGGAGAAATTCGCTCCAAGTGCATCTAGCGCCTGGGACCTGAGACAGAGTTGGCCTTTCGTGCATGCAATTCCAgggattttggttttgtttggggttctttttctttctttccttttttttttttttcttttctttttgcagggAGTAAGAAGGAAGCCGAGGCTATCATCAACAAGCCTGCCTTTCGGATCCTGCAGGAAAAACCCATGTAGTGAAGCGCTTGGGTTTTAAAGGCAGGGCTTTCCAGATACATTTGGGGAGTTCAGCTCCAGCGCTTTGTGCTCATGGACCAACCGCGCAACTTTTGAAGGCTCGCCGGCCCATGCGGGGTCTTTCTGGCGGCGTGCCGCCTGCAGTCCCTCTAAAGCGCCGGGGCTGGAGTTGCTGAGCCTCCTGGCCGCCGGGGTCCATGTAGCCGCGGGCCGGGCGCGGACTGCGGATCGGCGTGCGCGCGTTCCACGCCGTCCAGCCCCGGCGAGCTCCCTCATGTTGCAGCCCTGCGGTGCCCCTTCGACGACAGGCTGTGCGCGGTTTGCACGGCGCCCGGCGGCAGAGCTTCATGTGGGGCTGCGGCCCGCGCAGCCGGCGCCTCGCTGAGGAAACGGACCCCCGGTAACCGGAGACCgcctcccccccctcccccggcgCCAAAGGATATCGTATGTTCAGGTCCAAACGCTCGGGGCTGGTGCGGCGACTTTGGCGAAGTCGTGTGGTCCCCGACCGGGAGGaaggcggcggcagcggcggcggcggtggcgacGAGGATGGGAGCGTGGGCAGCCGAGCTGAGCCGGCCGCGCGGGCACGAGAAGGCGGAGGCTGCGGCCGCCCCGAGGTCCGCCCGGTAGCCCTGCGGCGGCCCCGGGACGCGGTGGGACAGCGAGGCGCCCAAGGCGCTGGGAGACGCCGGCGCTCAGGGGGCCCCCCGAGGCCCATGTCCGAGCCGGGGGCCGGCTCTGGAGGCTCCTCGCTGGACGTGGGGGAGCCGGGAGGCCAGGGCTGGCTGCCCGAAAGTGACTGCGAGACAGTGACCTGCTGTCTCTTCTCGGAGCGGGACGCCGCCGGAGCTCCCCGAGAAGCCGGCGAACCCCTGGTCGGGGCGGCCCAGGAGCCAGAGGGCGGCGGGCGGAGTCGCGAAGCCCGCtcgcggctgctgctgctggagcagGAACTCAAGACGGTCACGTACTCGCTGCTGAAGCGGCTCAAGGAGCGCTCGCTGGACACGCTGCTGGAGGCGGTGGAGTCCCGCGGCGGCGTGCCGGGCGGCTGCGTGCTGGTGCCGCGCGCCGACCTCCGCCTGGGCGGCCAGCCCGCGCCGCCGCAGCTGCTGCTCGGACGCCTCTTCCGCTGGCCCGACCTGCAGCACGCCGTGGAGCTCAAGCCCCTGTGCGGCTGCCACAGcttcgccgccgccgccgacGGCCCCACAGTGTGCTGCAACCCCTACCACTTCAGCCGGCTCTGCGGGCCAGGTGAGCACGCCGCGCCCGGCGGGTCCTCGCGGTTCCCCTCCAGCCACCTTCCGTGGCCTTCTCTCTCCCCTTGACACTCGGGAGGGAGGACGAAGCTGCGGGTGTTCCCCTGGGTGCCCCGGGGCGTGGGAGTTCCCAGTGGAGGCGCCTCACCCTGGCAGCAAAACCGGGTAGTGGGTATGTGGGCGCATACATCAAATGGCAACTTCATCTAAGGCTTCAGCAAACTCATACGGGCGCGCTGCCGTCCAtcgggtcgcgaagagtcggacacgactcggCGACTAAACAAACTCAGAAAGGTGCACGTTGCACTTTTCTCTGTGCAGCTTCAGGGACTTAAGGCAGACCCCAACTTTGTAGACAGTGGGAGAGAAGGGCAGGTCTAGGAGAGGCCaaagacacccccacccccaattcaTTTACCCCTAGTCCGAGCCGCGGCCTGAGGCATTGTGTGCATAATGCCTATACCTGTGGTATACTTTGTTGGATCCAAGTAGATGCAAGTTGTAAATTCTGGTGTAGACCGTTCATGGCTGGAGTCAAAGGTGTTCGTAAATTGTCCCACTTGTTCCTGTCTATACTTTGGAGCAAAGCTTTTGCAGGGTAGCCTTTCTCAGAGTGAAGACCACCGTCTTCTTCAGATTGTTGCCAGCATCCCTTGGGTGTCAAATACCAGGGCCTTCTGTCATCATCATTCTCAATTCTGTGTCCAGCTTTTCTAGAGAATCAGGAGTCCTGGAGGTGTGTAGGTAGGGAAGGAAGCAGGCTATTTTAGTACCTTTGAGAACCGCTCCCCTTCTTTGttctgttcctgggattttctGTACACGTGATCTACCCAGTCCTGCTTACCTGAGCAGGCTCTGGATGCTGGAGCAGAGGGGAGGACAGATGGAGACTCCTGCATCCTCACCCCCTTCCCCTTGCACTACAGGGATCACACATTTTAGCCTGTAGCATCGTCTGGGTGTATGCATCTTAGGTGGCATGGAGGGGCGTTTGGGGTAGGGGGGAGAGGGGTGTTCTGCAGGGGTGTTGGGTCTGGGCAGGCCCTGAGTTCTTCCAGTCTGGCCCTTCTGGGGAGAGACAACACCCAGCCTGGGGGCATTTAACAGGGTCGGATCACACAGGTCTCCTGACTCCCGTTGTGGAAGGGAAGGGCGGGGCTGGAAGCACCGCTGTGTCCCAGGTGTCTTGTTTTTGTCTGGGGTGGTGGCTGGAGGGGAAGGACGGTGCTTCAGCAGTTGTTCCTGAAGACAGAGCCCTgaagggggctggggagaggcagcGCTGATCTGATTGCCTGCTCCCCGTGCGGTCATTCGGATTGTCAGGGGCTTGGTCAGTCCCTTATCTGTGGCCCACTGCGGGCCTTTTGTGTTCCTTGTTCCTCTGACTGCTTCCCCTGGAAGTGGATTTTCCCACTCTTCCTCTCTGACTCCTCCCTGCCTCTGAGGAGTAGGACCTAATTGTGGTTGCCCTGTTCCTGGTCCCTTTTTTTCCAGTGGGAAAGAATATGTGGGGTTCCCTCTGCTCTTTCAGAAGGCCCCGCTGGGCATTTTCTTTCTCACCATGTCAGTCTGCTAGGggatatttgttgagcacttactctgtgccagggacCACGCTGGGTGATGTAGTGGGGAGAGTGGAAATATGAGTAGGATCCATGCCCTCAAGAAACAGAATCTTTGGGTAGGGGTCGGAGGAGAGACGGGACAGAGATGGGGGAAGTAGGGCCAGGCCGGGCGTCTGGGGTGTGCGTGTAACAGGAGCACCTCTAGGAGCCTTGCAGGATGGGTGGTAAAGGGAGATGAGTgttgaaggggaggaggagggggcctgCTGAGAGTTAAAGTACCAAGCAAGTTCAAGTGCGTGGGTGGGAAGAGATGGGATGAAGAGATTGGAGACAGGCAGGACCCACCCTGCCCATACTTTTTGGATAAGTCAACTTGGGTCTTGGTTTGAATCTGGTGAACTTGAGCAGTTTTAAGTTAAAGGGCAAACTGCAGTGGAATGGTTCTGACCCACAGACCTGGTCCTAGGCTCTGTCCTGCCAGTATGACAACTTGACCTTGGAGGGGGAGTAATCTCCCCTCTCTGTCTACCTGTGGGTCAATGGGGTTGGCTTTAGAAAATTCTCAACATCAAGTTCCAGACTCAGCATTGGCACTTGACTCCTCTCCTTGTCCCAGAAGGAGGCGCTGTTGCAGGAGCTGTGCCTGTTCTCCGCTTCTTCACTAGCTCAGCGCTGCACCcggcccacccccccacccccattcaaGCCACTCCAGGGGCATTTGAGAGCACTGGTGGTCTGGGAAGAGTGTCCTATAGGCACCAGATTGACCCTTTTGCTTCATCCTCTGCCTGATGGCTTAGGCCACCAGGACTGAGAACTGGGGGTCTGGCGGGGGGTGGGGCGCGGGGGGGCGGTACCGTGCTCTttgctgcccaccccacccccgcctcctggCCGCCAGCCTGACTCCCTGAGCTGGGCGGGTGCATAGCTGGAGCTCAGCCGTGCGCGTCCTGATAAGGAGACTGCTCCTTCCAGGCCCCTGGGGGAGAGGGCTGGGGCACCGGCGCAGGCAGACAGACTGACAGATCTACACACACAGCAGACACACAGAGAGTAGGCTGGAATACACAGCAGGCCAACTGAGGGACACCCACCCGCACCTCACTGCCCCCTAGCACAGGGATCCCTAGTGACAGGCGGTCCCTCTCTGGGCAGTGTGGCTCCCTGCTGCTCAGAGCAAGCGCTGTCCATCCTTCAGCTTGCTTTGGGGCATTGGGACCAGTTTTCCTTGGgcctcttttctcatctgtaaagccAGGGGGCGAACAGCATCCCTAAGGTCCGATGGGCGGATTCCAGGTTACACAGACCTGCCCTCTCCCTCATGCTTGTCTCAGAAAGTGGGGTCCCCCATACCTAGCTCTGCCCTGGGCTTCCTGCTCCCATGGGACTCAAGCCCTGGCTTTCCCTCGTTCTGGTGTATCTTTCTGTCCCAGGAAAAGCCAGTTCACTGAGCTTGGTGCCTATGTGGACGGAAATGTGGAGAAATACTTTAATCACAGTTCTAACCTGTGTTTATAGAGCTCCTTTCTCCCGAAAGTATCCATTAACTTTGGAATAAATCTCCTGCTCTTTGcttcaccacttttttttttctgtaattataTTCAGTAAATTACTATTATCCAAATTGCGCCAGGGAAAGAGACAGAGTTAGGGAGAGAACTTCTGAACAACTGGAGGAGGCCGCCTAGGAAAACACAGGGTTCCCAGGCCAGGACTATAGGAATTAGAATGGGCTagaaagttttccttttatttggccTGGCATTATCCCTTTGAAATGAGATCAATTTCAAGTTGGGCTTCCaagcccccgccccgcccctctggCGGCCCCTCGGCCTGCCCGCCCTGCTCCTCAGAGCTCCTCCTTGGAGGTGAGGAAGGGGTGATAATGTGCAGTTTGCCTCTTGCTGGCGCCAGCCGGCCGCGCTGTTTATCTGGCTGCCGGGGGAATCTGGGCAATTAGGCTCCGCCGGCCTTAAAGCGCCAAGAGCTTCTTTTCGGCATCTCCCACCCCAGGGCTTGGGGTTGATCCCTCAGgttctgggggtggaggggacagGCACCCGAGAGGCCACTCCTCCGGAGGGTGAAAACTGGGAGGCCAAGGGAGGCACGTGAACCTTTCCTAAGAAGATGCTAGGCTGCACAGACGGGGTGGAAGGTAACGTCTCCAGCTGAAACCTTACCAGGCAGTGGGAGAGGCTGTGAACTCTTCTGGCTTTGCAATTAGGGTCTAGATCCCAAAGGCTCAGTACCCCCTGGGGGCTAACCAGAGGCTCGTctgggctgagctgagctgaCCTGAACTGGGCTGAGTGTTAGCCTTCTGATACACTCGGCCCCTGGCTGACTGCTCTCACTTCTGAAGGAAGTTGGAGGAGATTCCTGAAGTTAATGTCTGAGGCTGGCTGTCTGCAGAGGCTGGAGTTTctgatctctttctctctctcctctcccccacttcctccgtccctcccttcctcccttcctcctgcccatGATCATTTCTTTCCAAGGGGCCTGTAGAGCCCTAAGAGCGCTCCCCTTAAAGTTTAGAGCACAGAAGTTATTATTAGGAAATCAGCACAAATTTTCTAAGTACTAAGGTAGCTTCTAAGAGGGGAGTgtggacagagggcctggaggCACCTTACACTTCCTCTTCGAACCTTCTGTCCCACCTGAGTTCCCAGCATGGATCTGGGAGGGTCGATGTGTTGGAGGTGCCAGTGAGAGATTTGTGTATAGCAGCATTTATTCCCTAagagccaaaaagtggaaacaacctaatgtcTGTTGGCTCacagatggataaacaaattgtggtatagcCATCtagtggaatagtattcagccataaatAAGAATGAAGTATGAGAGGACAACATGGTTGAGCCTGGAAATCAGTATGTTAAATGAaggaagccagatacaaaagtcCTCATGTTATAGGAAGCCTTTGgtgtgaaatatccagaataggcaaacccATGAGAATAAAAAGTAGATTTGTGGTTGCCTGAGGTTTAGGGATTGGGAGGAATGAATGACTGCGAATGGGGcagggtttcttttggggtgatgaaaatgttctgtaattAGGTGGTGGTATTGGTCTTATAACTCTGAATGTACTAagaaccactgaattgtatattttaaaagagtggATCTTAGGGTATGTGAATgataactgttttgttttttttttaagtagcttgGTGTTGGTCCGAAACTGGCCTCCGCCTTTGTTTAGTTGAAATAGAATAACGTCGGCCTTCCTGTGTGGCCTTGGATGGGCCCTTTACCTGCTTCTACCCCACTTGCCCCATCAGTTAAGAAGTTGAGTTGGGGGGAACCTCTGATATTCTAAATCCCGGTGTCTTGGGGGTGCAGTCTCTTTTTTTACTTGCCTAGGATGGAAGTTAGTGAGGTGCTTCCAGTCTCTGTGCAGATGGTTTTGCTAGAACGGAGGAGGATGGGGTGCCGGTAAAGTCCCTCCTGAAAGCTTTGCAATTCCCAGGTCTGTGGACTTGCTTTCTGCCTCACCCATGTGTTAGATGCCCCCAGCCCAGGTGTGTCTGTGGGTGGTATCGTAACTCAAGGCCTAAGTGGCTTCCGTGAGGGGGATCTTCTTGAGTCCCTCTTCCCCTTTCCAGGTCCCAGGTTACAGCCACTGGAAGAGATGCTGGGGTTGATTACAGTGGCTTGACTCCAGCCAGCACAGCCCATTGCTGCCAGATTTCACTTTTGGGGACAGATCTGGGGGCAGATGTCCAGACTTCCTGACCACGTGCAGCCTGGGCCTCAGCCAATCAGGTGTTTGCAAGAGGAACCCTGACACAGGAGTCGGAGGCCTCCTGATAAGTTAGTGGGGAGTGGTGGGAAGGGCATGAGGCTGGGGGTCAGGAAACCTGGCCTCTGGTTCTGCCTCTGCACCAGCTCCCTGTCAGACTCTGAGGGAGTCACTTCTATTCAGGCCTCAGCCTTCTCCTCTGTACAATGGAGCACTGGCTTCAGTTCTCTTTCCCCATGGGTCTCTAGCCCTTCCTGTGTTTTGCTTCTTGTTCTGAGAGTCTAGTCCTCACTTGAGTCTGGTCTTTAGCTCTTCCAAGGTTGGTGGATAAGGGGGCTCCTACTGAAGGAAGCAGTTCCCCTCCCTGAGCCTTGTGTGAGGTCTCCCTTGGGTGACCCTTTGGGCCCTGTAcatcctctttctccctccagcTTTACCATTAACCTTATCACTGTTGTCTTTGTCCACATTATCCTGAATGCTTTCTGTGCATGGGATGTACCAGACCCAGCTGGGATGAAGGAGTGGAAGACTgagtgctgcttttttttttttttaacatggaccattttaaatcttttatgaatttgttacactattgTTTCTCtcttgtgttttggttttttggccatgaggcatgtgggatcttggctacCCAACCAAGAACTGACCCTatgcccccctgcattggaaggcaaagtcttaactactggactgccaaggaagtcccaacagGGTACTTCTTGATTGCCTGTCTCATTGGGGTGTAGAGTAGAGGCAGGCCTGGGCTCTGATCCCAGCTCCACCATGATTGTCTGGGGAGgcactggaaaagtcagttttctcatctgtgaaatggggatgataatggtcatctttatttttgagaaaggaTGAAATGAAAGTAGGTACCCAATGAGCATGATTAACCACTCTGTACCTAAGGTCCAAAGGAATGAAATACAGTGAATGAAACGGAAAGGCCCCAGcacagacagagacacagggTAGGCATTCAGCGAATGTTTGCTTCGCTCCCAGTGGCTAATCCATGATTCAGTTTCCTTCTCCCCAATCCAGTCCACAAAAGATTCCCTGTTTCTGGACTTTGTTGAAGTCATTTCTAGCTGGAAAAGCCGGGTTGGGGAAGAGGTGAAGCTGCCTGCTCCTACAACTAATTGTGCCTTATTATAATTGCGAAAAACACTTATTACCCCTGTGTCATTCCTGATACCTGCCTAATAATAGTTATTACCGCTTTACTACCACTGAGAGTTTGTTTTAGTTTGCGATTTGATGGTGTTTAGTTTCATTTACAGAAAATGAAGGGTCATTTCATTCATGCAAATTGTTACTTAGTTTAGCAAATTGTTACTTCCCAGAAAGCAAGAGGCTAAAGAATTCTTCTGAAGACAAAGTATATGTTTTTAAGGACAAGTATTTTAGGCAAATGAAAGGAAACCCAAAGAAAAATGCCATAGACAATAAGGAATCACACAGGGCCTGAGGTGGGCAGCCATGGAGGCTGTGCTTTGCCCCTTCTCTTTACGGAGGGGGAGACTGAGGCCGAGAGCTAGCGGTGACTGGGGTATGGTCTCCCATCTGGGGAGCTGGGTTTGGCTTTTTGGGTCCTAGCCAGTCGTGCCCGCCTCGCCCTGAAGGACGTTTGCTCGTGTAGCTTGTTTGTAAGTGAGCTTCCGTGTCTCTGTGGGCCTCTGCACTCACCCAGTTTTGGCTAGAGTTACCACACTTAgcaaaggaaaacacagaatgcccagttaaatttgagttTCAGGTAAACAACACGTACTATTTTAGCATAAGTATGTCCCAGATATTGCAGGGggcatacttatactaaaagTGTATGCCATGTGTatccaaaattcagatttaactgagCAGCCTAGCTCTGATTTTACCTGTGCCCGTGTTTCTctcattataataataatagctgctGTTTGTCTAGATATTTTTCCGCAGTTCCAAGGACTGTCTTGAGCATTTTACGTACTTTATTTGCTTTTGTCCTCCTGGCAGACCTGGGGAGTCTCTCTGATTACTTTCCCCATTTTAGagctgaggaaacaggctcagagagggcaggtGGCTTGCCAGCTGTCGCACAGCCAACGGTGACAGAGTGGGGACCGAGCCCAGGCTTGTGGCCTAAGACTGTGGCTTTCCCTGTGCTGCTCCATGGGCTTTGGGCAGCAGAGGTGCTGATTTCCTGGGGGCTGGGTTTATTATTTGAGGAAATCAAATCATCAAAAACATGTAGAACCcctctgtgtgggctttctcctcCCAGCAGTGACGCATTGACTCCTGTCTTCCAGAATCACCGCCACCGCCCTACTCTCGGCTGTCTCCTCGCGACGAGTACAAGCCACTGGGTAAGTGTGTCCTCCTTCCGACCCTTGGGGAGGTGTGTCcatcccaggctcccctgcctcAGTGGCGGAGAGCCCGAGAGAGCAAGGGGAGGAAGGGATCCCCAGCCTGGTTGCCTTTGAAATGGGGTGGGTGAAGTTTTACAAACACTCCCAGTTGGGCCAGAGCCGACCCAGCCTCTGCAGCGGGCTATTTACATCTAGAAATTCCTCGCTCATCATTAACCTCTCTGTGACCTTTAAACATGAGCCTGTGGGAGATGAATGGGTTTTGACTTCAGCATCTCATTGGAGGTGGCTTAGggtttctgtctcttttcctctccttccctcccagcctTAGGTGGTTCTCCTTTGATGTGTATTAATTAGCACCATGACAAATAGGCTGAGCATGAAGTCACTGTCGAAAGGAGCTGTATGtgtcattccccacccccaccccccacctttatTAAGCCAAGAAATTCACCTGGGCAGAAAGAGCAGTTGAAAAGTTTAGAAAGCAAGTGTCTTGGTACACTCAAGCATGGAGGGTACCCCTCAGTGGTAATGTCATTGTTGGCAGGTCCCATTCAGAGGTAGGACGTGTTTTCTGTAAAGCCTTGGGGCTGAATGCTTAGCCCGTATGCTGGGGAAGATGCATATGGTTTTAAAAGTAGAGATGGCTTGTTTTCTGGCCCTCCTGGTTCCTCCAGTGGAGAATCCTTGTGTTGGGGTGAGTGAGTATGGCCTTAGTAGCACTGGGAGAGCGACTTGGTGACCCAGGCAGCTCCCATGAGACCTGAGCTTTAAAAGTCAGATGGCGTGGCAGTGATGCTAACACATTCCACCAGTGACCACAAaaagtgggttttgttttgtttttggtaaagGCCTCTTCCCGGTAGCGTGTGTCAGCACCATCTGGGAGGTCACTTCTGAGTGTCATAAACTTGCAGGCATCCAGTCCAGTTTTCCTTCCAGGCGCCCCCACTGTGGAGACAGAAGTGCCCACTGATTCCCTTTGGGAGTTGGTCCTCCTCCGTCTAGGACGACAGAGGCTGTCCCAGGATGGGGTATGAGTCAGTGCCTTAATGGTGGCAACTTCCTCATTGCTTTTCCTGAAGTATGGTCATctcgtggatggaggagcttgattTAGTTCTCTGAGGAACTGGAAAGGTCGTCTGGGGGTAGCCTGTCACTTGACAAATAGCTAATCAGGCTGAGGGGCTGGGAAGGCTGCCCAGCTGATAAGCAGTGGGGCTGAGGCAGAAACCCACAGTAGCCCCTGTTCAGCTCAGCAGTATCCCACCCTTCCCTCCCAGGCCTGTCTCAGCATTTTCTGAGTTAACGTAACTGTACTAGTTGCGTAGAAGATCCCTAATTCAAAAGATGGggggaaagaaaaaccaaaaccctCAAATGTTCTTAGTAGATGTAGCACCTGAGTTTGAGTGTCGAGAATCATTTCTCTGAGGAATCGTGGGTCAGCTGGTGATAAAGCCACAAAAAATCAGGACCCTGTCCAGCAAGGTAGAGTGACCATTTGAAGATGAACAGGTGTCCCTGTTAATTTACAAATGGGACCACtgagatggagaaagaggaagTGACGTTTGCTGGTGCTCAGGAGTCAGAAGACGACAGCCCACCATTTGTGTGTGGCTCATGAGCCGAGaatggtttttactttttaaaatggtttaaaaaaaatacaaaaaaaaaaaaaaaaaccccaaaaaccccACCCAAAGCAGAAGACTCTTGTGGCATGTGAAAGCtatatgaaattcacatttcagcATCCCTAACGGTGTTCTGCTGGAAGCCGGCTGTGTTGTCTGTGGCTGCTGCCCCAGGACCACAGCAGAGGTGGAGAGTTTCAGTGGAGACTGTATGGCTCACAAAGCTGAAAATACTCACTTTGGGCCCCTGGCAAGCAAAGCTGGTGACCCCTGATTTGACTAAGAGTGGAGGTGGGACTCGAACCCTGGGCTCCAGCTTCCAAATGGGGTTCTTCCCTGGGACTTGAGCAGTGACCGAGGTGGGGAGTGTTCTTTTCCTATGGCGGCCTTGGAGGGCCTCACTAGAAGCACCAGATGTGAGGGGTTGGAGAGTGCATGGCAGGGACTTGTAGCTGCAAGGGATGGAAAACACCCATCACCCAACCCCTGGAAAGTTCACAAAGCTGGCTGTGTTGGCTCCACAGTGCTTCACGAAGAAACAGGGTTACAGCCTGGGATGTTACTGCTTCAGACAAGAAGTGGCAACAAGACTTGGGGACGGAACACTTTGGGAAGATTAGGTATGAAAAGCAAAATTGTTTTACGAGGGTCCTACTTAGGCATTAAggttattatctttttttaaaaagagattttccATCTGTCCCTATTTTCCTCCAAACCTGTTTGACCAGCAGATAACTTTCTCAGGCCCTGGTAAATAGTCTGAgttattttttgtattattttcttttccttgcatTGTTAGTTTTTCATAAACAAAAAGTCAGTTCACTTCTAAGCTGCTGTGATCACatgaaaccaaaaaacaaaataaaacccagaaCACCCAGTCAGCATCTGGcaagtgggaaaagaaaaagggaaaaaaaaaaaaatagagaaggccAAATTGGTTAATGTTTTATCTTCCCGCTCCCCAAGCCATgtggtaaaaggaaaaaaattcctcCAGGATCGAATGGAATTCTAGCTCGCGAGGGCCTAGGCTAACGGTTTTTGTCTCAGGGTTTCCCCAGCTTGGAGTGGCTCTCCTGAGCCAGTgggaccagctgagccacactaTGCTGGGTGAGAAGATAAAAGATGCTCAGGCGTTCCAGGAGAAGCATGCTTTCTGACTCCTGGACAGACCTGTCCCTTAACAGAGACAACACCCCATTGCTGGTGGCAGAGGCGCAGGCCCAGGAAAAACTTCCCAAGTCAGTCTGTCCCGAAAGGCACCGGCTTGTCTCACTAGCAGCTCAGTGTTCAGGAGAAAACGGGCAAAAGAATTTCCCATCTCCCATCTAAATTGCACTGCAGATAAGGGAAAACAAATAGTGTGCACCGTATGAGGTCCTTAAAACTACTTAAACAACAAATGAAtgccttgaaaaaagaaaaaaaaacagtccagACGTTGAA is a window encoding:
- the SMAD6 gene encoding mothers against decapentaplegic homolog 6 isoform X1; the encoded protein is MFRSKRSGLVRRLWRSRVVPDREEGGGSGGGGGDEDGSVGSRAEPAARAREGGGCGRPEVRPVALRRPRDAVGQRGAQGAGRRRRSGGPPRPMSEPGAGSGGSSLDVGEPGGQGWLPESDCETVTCCLFSERDAAGAPREAGEPLVGAAQEPEGGGRSREARSRLLLLEQELKTVTYSLLKRLKERSLDTLLEAVESRGGVPGGCVLVPRADLRLGGQPAPPQLLLGRLFRWPDLQHAVELKPLCGCHSFAAAADGPTVCCNPYHFSRLCGPESPPPPYSRLSPRDEYKPLVLHEETGLQPGMLLLQTRSGNKTWGRNTLGRLDLSDSTLSYTETEAANSLITAPGEFSDASMSPDATKPSHWCSVAYWEHRTRVGRLYAVYDQAVSIFYDLPQGSGFCLGQLNLEQRSESVRRTRSKIGFGILLSKEPDGVWAYNRGEHPIFVNSPTLDAPGGRALVVRKVPPGYSIKVFDFERSGLLQHGPEPDAADGPYDPNSVRISFAKGWGPCYSRQFITSCPCWLEILLNNHR
- the SMAD6 gene encoding mothers against decapentaplegic homolog 6 isoform X2, encoding MFRSKRSGLVRRLWRSRVVPDREEGGGSGGGGGDEDGSVGSRAEPAARAREGGGCGRPEVRPVALRRPRDAVGQRGAQGAGRRRRSGGPPRPMSEPGAGSGGSSLDVGEPGGQGWLPESDCETVTCCLFSERDAAGAPREAGEPLVGAAQEPEGGGRSREARSRLLLLEQELKTVTYSLLKRLKERSLDTLLEAVESRGGVPGGCVLVPRADLRLGGQPAPPQLLLGRLFRWPDLQHAVELKPLCGCHSFAAAADGPTVCCNPYHFSRLCGPESPPPPYSRLSPRDEYKPLDLSDSTLSYTETEAANSLITAPGEFSDASMSPDATKPSHWCSVAYWEHRTRVGRLYAVYDQAVSIFYDLPQGSGFCLGQLNLEQRSESVRRTRSKIGFGILLSKEPDGVWAYNRGEHPIFVNSPTLDAPGGRALVVRKVPPGYSIKVFDFERSGLLQHGPEPDAADGPYDPNSVRISFAKGWGPCYSRQFITSCPCWLEILLNNHR
- the SMAD6 gene encoding mothers against decapentaplegic homolog 6 isoform X3, producing MFRSKRSGLVRRLWRSRVVPDREEGGGSGGGGGDEDGSVGSRAEPAARAREGGGCGRPEVRPVALRRPRDAVGQRGAQGAGRRRRSGGPPRPMSEPGAGSGGSSLDVGEPGGQGWLPESDCETVTCCLFSERDAAGAPREAGEPLVGAAQEPEGGGRSREARSRLLLLEQELKTVTYSLLKRLKERSLDTLLEAVESRGGVPGGCVLVPRADLRLGGQPAPPQLLLGRLFRWPDLQHAVELKPLCGCHSFAAAADGPTVCCNPYHFSRLCGPESPPPPYSRLSPRDEYKPLDASMSPDATKPSHWCSVAYWEHRTRVGRLYAVYDQAVSIFYDLPQGSGFCLGQLNLEQRSESVRRTRSKIGFGILLSKEPDGVWAYNRGEHPIFVNSPTLDAPGGRALVVRKVPPGYSIKVFDFERSGLLQHGPEPDAADGPYDPNSVRISFAKGWGPCYSRQFITSCPCWLEILLNNHR